In one Xyrauchen texanus isolate HMW12.3.18 chromosome 18, RBS_HiC_50CHRs, whole genome shotgun sequence genomic region, the following are encoded:
- the LOC127658921 gene encoding A-kinase anchor protein 17A-like — translation MASIVNDTAEALDLCPEYHLYLKPIAKMTISVALPHLKLPGKSISNWEVMERLKSMVQPEQFSSLRISKSTMDFIRFEGEVENRSVVKRILSKLEGKSIKLSGFTDILKVRSAENKVDFPTRHDWDSFFRDAKDMNETVPGERPDTVHLEGLPCKWFAPKDASPDRPSEAVLKTVFEQFGKIRNVDIPMLDPYREEMTGKNFNTFSFGGHLNFEGYVQYQDHTGFVKAVDSLRGMKLMFKGDDGKAVACNIKVTFDTTKHLSESSLKKRQQERLKLQELERQREEHKRREKEEEERNKEEERKQHQQEEEEKERRREEKRRKREQKLKEREEKKNMKKMKKHQEEEQKKLHLKIALEERKLLLAQRNLGSIRLIAELLSRAKTLKQQQAERQKVELVRLQQLEERRRLQEEELRRVEGEKARTLELQRKERELRDRLLVNLLKKSTNADAQDPKTREDASIDVDLQVCEVRTHVNGVTLKADAIKMGCHDDEPKRQEIEVKGDDQDGDKRSTERSKRERRRNSRRRSREHRSRRRSRSRSRSRQRRSSSCRRSSSRMRHARGRRNRASPERRRKYSHSQSSSSRSSSRGHRRHSHQRSRRH, via the exons ATGGCATCCATAGTCAATGACACGGCTGAAGCTCTGGATCTGTGTCCGGAGTATCACCTCTACCTGAAGCCCATCGCCAAAATGACCATCAGCGTGGCCCTTCCTCACCTGAAGCTGCCCGGTAAATCCATCTCTAACTGGGAGGTGATGGAGCGGCTGAAGTCCATGGTGCAGCCGGAGCAGTTCTCCTCGCTCCGCATCTCTAAGAGCACCATGGACTTCATCCGCTTCGAGGGCGAGGTGGAGAACAGGAGTGTGGTCAAACGGATCCTGAGCAAACTGGAGGGGAAGAGCATCAAACTGAGCGGATTCACCGACATCCTGAAG GTGCGGTCGGCTGAGAATAAAGTGGACTTCCCGACACGCCACGACTGGGACTCGTTCTTCAGAGATGCCAAAGACATGAACGAGACGGTTCCCGGAGAGCGTCCAGACACCGTTCATCTGGAGGGGCTTCCCTGCAAGTGGTTCGCGCCGAAGGACGCTTCTCCTGACAGACCGTCGGAGGCCGTCCTGAAGACTGTTTTTGAGCAGTTCGGTAAGATCCGGAATGTGGACATTCCCATGCTGGATCCGTACCGCGAGGAGATGACGGGGAAGAACTTCAACACGTTCTCGTTCGGAGGACACTTGAACTTTGAAGGTTACGTGCAGTATCAGGATCACACGGGCTTCGTCAAAGCCGTGGACTCGCTGAGAGGAATGAAGCTGATGTTTAAAGGGGATGACGGGAAAGCCGTGGCCTGCAATATCAAG GTGACGTTTGACACGACTAAACACCTGAGTGAATCTTCACTAAAGAAACGACAGCAGGAGCGACTGAAGCTTCAGGAGCTCGAGAGACAGCGAGAAGAACATAAACGACGAGAGAAGGAGGAAGAGGAAAGAAACAAAGAGGAAGAGAG AAAACAGCATCAGCAGGAGGAAGAGGAAAAAGAGAGGAGACGAGAGGAGAAACGGCGTAAACGTGAGCAGAAGCTGaaggagagagaggagaagaaGAACATGAAGAAGATGAAGAAACATCAGGAGGAAGAGCAGAAGAAGCTTCACCTGAAGATCGCCTTGGAGGAGAGGAAACTCCTGCTGGCCCAGAGGAACCTGGGGTCCATCAGACTCATCGCAGAGTTACTGAGCAGAGCAAAG ACTCTGAAGCAGCAGCAGGCGGAGCGGCAGAAGGTCGAGCTAGTGCGGCTGCAGCAGCTGGAGGAGCGCAGACGTCTGCAGGAGGAGGAGCTGCGGCGCGTGGAGGGCGAGAAGGCGCGCACGCTCGAACTGCAGCGGAAAGAGCGCGAGCTGCGCGACAGACTGCTGGTAAACCTGCTGAAGAAAAGCACAAATGCAGACGCACAAGACCCGAAGACCCGTGAAGACGCCAGTATTGACGTGGATCTGCAGGTCTGTGAGGTACGAACGCACGTGAACGGAGTGACGCTCAAAGCGGACGCGATAAAGATGGGATGCCACGACGACGAGCCAAAGAGACAGGAGATAGAGGTCAAAGGTGACGACCAGGACGGGGACAAGCGCAGTACAGAACGCAGCAAACGTGAGCGGCGCCGCAACAgcagaaggcggagccgtgagcaCAGGAGTCGCAGGAGGAGTCGCAGCCGCAGCAGAAGTCGTCAAAGGCGCAGCAGTAGTTGCAGGAGGAGCAGCAGCCGAATGCGACACGCTCGCGGGAGGCGTAACCGAGCGAGTCCGGAGCGCCGCAGGAAGTACAGTCACAGCCAGAGCAGCAGCAGTCGCTCGTCCAGTCGAGGACATCGACGTCACTCTCACCAGCGCTCCAGACGACACTGA